One genomic segment of Pelotomaculum isophthalicicum JI includes these proteins:
- a CDS encoding GAF domain-containing sensor histidine kinase yields MIKFSTANNNLENPELLMVCKISTNFNNIKKICPAIKEALSFSVDSFEFAHAGLILYVSNKQTVCLQVSRKGLCEKMPSVGSYYNKYTDKSGASHNPTETMDSLQPSSFTTIPIILRACDPASKMEIGVFKSSPATVQSYLNKATSLGIHIVNIIQDSVFGGQKDRNLRKLSVLLETVCTISSTLNLNQILHIVSQITADLFNARCAIFLLNETDQTIIPAVGVGSFDKELKKKFRVQKGLAPYPAFIKAIREQQPVVLTPDNIESGLPLEIINNFSYARVLLIPLISKNSALGIMQVDRLAHDKQFDQEEVTIFSAIAKATSIAMENTKLVDTLAKKEKLLQQLLEKLICIQEDERKRVASEIHDGAIQALLGIWYRIQLLAISTGSDDPNKNELIKIQGLLGQQIQEIRRIVYNLRPVMLDTYGLGPALQALVRTLQEESQIDFELVMENQILSLPANVELTLYRIVQELLANIIKHSQATRVQVTLVNGEDNTVLVVKDNGTGFNLTPPSRDDPYGNLGLANIRERLTLLGGTFKIESQLGWGTTVTVQVPTQLAN; encoded by the coding sequence GTGATTAAATTTAGCACGGCCAACAACAATCTTGAAAATCCTGAACTGCTCATGGTGTGCAAAATCAGTACTAACTTCAACAACATTAAAAAAATATGTCCAGCCATAAAGGAAGCTTTAAGCTTTTCCGTTGACTCGTTTGAATTTGCGCACGCGGGGTTGATTTTGTATGTCAGCAACAAACAAACCGTCTGCTTGCAGGTTTCAAGAAAAGGCTTGTGTGAAAAAATGCCGTCCGTAGGCTCTTATTACAACAAATATACGGACAAGTCCGGCGCGAGTCATAATCCTACGGAAACAATGGATTCATTACAACCTTCATCTTTTACCACAATACCTATCATTCTGCGGGCCTGCGACCCCGCCAGCAAAATGGAAATCGGCGTTTTTAAATCCTCACCCGCGACAGTGCAGAGTTATCTAAACAAAGCCACTTCTCTTGGTATTCATATTGTCAACATTATTCAAGATTCCGTTTTCGGCGGGCAAAAAGACCGGAATTTAAGGAAACTGTCTGTTCTGTTGGAGACAGTTTGCACAATCAGTTCAACCCTGAACTTAAACCAGATCCTGCACATAGTTTCCCAGATCACTGCTGATCTTTTCAACGCCCGCTGCGCTATTTTCCTATTAAACGAAACCGATCAGACAATTATACCGGCTGTCGGCGTGGGCAGCTTTGACAAAGAACTCAAAAAGAAATTCAGAGTGCAAAAAGGTCTCGCCCCATACCCGGCGTTTATCAAGGCGATAAGAGAACAACAGCCGGTGGTGTTAACCCCGGACAATATCGAAAGCGGTCTCCCCCTGGAAATCATTAATAATTTTTCTTACGCAAGAGTGCTCCTAATTCCGCTTATTTCTAAAAACAGCGCGCTCGGGATCATGCAGGTGGACCGGTTGGCTCATGACAAGCAATTTGACCAGGAAGAAGTGACCATATTTTCCGCAATCGCCAAAGCAACTTCAATTGCCATGGAAAATACCAAGCTTGTGGACACCCTGGCCAAAAAAGAAAAACTCTTGCAACAGCTTTTGGAAAAGTTGATTTGCATCCAGGAAGATGAGCGCAAAAGAGTCGCGTCGGAAATCCACGACGGGGCCATCCAGGCCCTGCTGGGAATCTGGTATCGTATTCAGTTGCTTGCCATATCCACCGGCAGCGATGATCCTAATAAAAACGAACTAATCAAAATACAAGGCTTGCTTGGACAGCAAATTCAGGAAATACGCAGAATCGTTTACAACCTGAGGCCGGTGATGCTCGACACTTACGGGCTTGGCCCCGCGCTTCAGGCTCTTGTCCGCACGCTGCAGGAAGAGAGCCAGATAGATTTTGAACTGGTAATGGAAAACCAAATACTATCGCTGCCGGCTAATGTTGAATTGACGCTTTACCGTATCGTCCAGGAACTCCTGGCAAATATAATCAAACATTCTCAGGCCACCAGGGTCCAGGTTACCCTGGTTAACGGCGAGGATAACACCGTGCTTGTGGTCAAGGACAACGGCACCGGTTTCAATTTAACGCCTCCCAGCCGGGACGATCCGTACGGAAACCTGGGATTAGCCAATATCCGGGAGCGGCTCACCCTGTTGGGAGGAACTTTTAAAATAGAATCCCAGCTCGGCTGGGGTACGACAGTTACAGTCCAGGTACCTACTCAGCTTGCCAACTAG